TCAATAACTATATATCTCATCAACTGAAAAGTGATCCCAACCACCAGCAACAGTACCAGTTTCCGTTGCCTTCCACCCAAAATAATGCCTATAACAATATTCCAATGCAACAATCACAGTCGTACAGTATGAATAACGAAAGCATTTATTCTCAGcagatggaaaaaaatactagTAACTCTCACTACAGTTTACTGAGTCAATCGAATTTACAGAACCTTCCGTTCAATCCGCAAATTTCAACATCCGTCACTCCATTGTCGTCTTTGAATCCAAACTCTGTACCGTTGATGATGCAAAATTCCAACGCAACTTCTCTTTTACCACCAAACAATAACCAATCACAGCTTTTACCGGCTTCTGTTGCAATGACCCCTCAGTTAAGCGTTAACTCTCAGATGGGCCTAAATGATTTATCTTCACCAGAACTAAACACAAGCTTAAACATGAATTCTAACTCAAATGCAACTCCATCTCCGATTGATACTTTTGGCAATTATAATCCAGAGTTATCAAACGTTCCCTCTCGAACTGTTTATTTAGGGAACATTCCCAAAGATGTTACTGCCAATGAAATTTTAAACCATGTCCGCTCGGGTACCGTTGAGTCAATCAAGTTAATTCCATCTAAAAACTGTGCATTTGTTTCATTCTTGGATGAAAAACCGGCAACCTTGTTTCATTCCGACGCCATCTTGAAAAGGTTAGCCATCAACAATCAGGATATTAAAGTTGGTTGGGGGAAGCCAAGCCCCGTTCAGCCTGTTGTTGCTTCATGTGTTCAAAGATATAACGCCACACGGAATGTTTACATTGGAAACTTACCGGATGGAATTACGGAGAATGAATTAAGACAAGATGTTAAAGAATTTGGTGAAATCGATACCATAAAGTTATTACTAGACAAAAGAATAGCTTTTGTCCACTTCACGTCTATTATCGCAGCTATAAGATGTGTCCAGTCTTTACCTTTGGTggagaaatacaaagaCCGCAGGATTTTTTATGGAAAGGATAGATGTGCGTTCATAACCAAAACCCAACAACACAACGCTGCGCAATACCTTGGATTAAATCCAAACCAGGATAATTTTCTCACTCAAGTTAACAGAGATCTAATTGCCAATGCATTAGTCCAACAATCTAATGCTGCAGCAATGATTGCTACATCTACCGGTGGTAATGCAAATTTAGGCAATAGAACGATTTATTTAGGAAATCTTCATCCTGATTCAACAATCGAAGAAATTTGTAACGTCGTCAGAGGCGGTATTTTACAGAATATCAGACTAATCCAAGAAAAGCATGTTTGCTTCATAACTTTCATTGATCCAATTTCGGCTGCGCAGTTTTATGCAATGTCTTCCTTACATGGGTTAATTATACACAATAGAAAGATCAAAGTTGGTTGGGGTAAACATTCCGGGCCTTTACCTAATTCAATCAATCTAGCTGTTGGTAATGGTGCTTCGAGAAACATCTATATTGGTGGATTAGACAAAATTCCCGAGATTGTCTTTTCGAAAGAAAAGCTTTTCAACGATTTTAAGGAATTTGGTGATATTGAgcaaatcaatttttttcaagagagacat
The Pichia kudriavzevii chromosome 2, complete sequence DNA segment above includes these coding regions:
- a CDS encoding uncharacterized protein (PKUD0B00750; similar to Saccharomyces cerevisiae YPL184C (MRN1); ancestral locus Anc_6.183) → MSNINNYISHQLKSDPNHQQQYQFPLPSTQNNAYNNIPMQQSQSYSMNNESIYSQQMEKNTSNSHYSLLSQSNLQNLPFNPQISTSVTPLSSLNPNSVPLMMQNSNATSLLPPNNNQSQLLPASVAMTPQLSVNSQMGLNDLSSPELNTSLNMNSNSNATPSPIDTFGNYNPELSNVPSRTVYLGNIPKDVTANEILNHVRSGTVESIKLIPSKNCAFVSFLDEKPATLFHSDAILKRLAINNQDIKVGWGKPSPVQPVVASCVQRYNATRNVYIGNLPDGITENELRQDVKEFGEIDTIKLLLDKRIAFVHFTSIIAAIRCVQSLPLVEKYKDRRIFYGKDRCAFITKTQQHNAAQYLGLNPNQDNFLTQVNRDLIANALVQQSNAAAMIATSTGGNANLGNRTIYLGNLHPDSTIEEICNVVRGGILQNIRLIQEKHVCFITFIDPISAAQFYAMSSLHGLIIHNRKIKVGWGKHSGPLPNSINLAVGNGASRNIYIGGLDKIPEIVFSKEKLFNDFKEFGDIEQINFFQERHCCFVNFTNISNAIKAIDGIRNNPDYQKCKINFGKDRCGNTPRQFQLGSNSSSNSNNHNSSISSNGNSNANTNINSDSTTSSYINDGLSTHLKNINLQTSSTNANSTQFSSHVEQSSEGDDDDDDDDNEYIDEAKIRYQPLGIIIDKQSNSTQNSMNGH